The following coding sequences lie in one Crassostrea angulata isolate pt1a10 chromosome 10, ASM2561291v2, whole genome shotgun sequence genomic window:
- the LOC128167982 gene encoding protein PERCC1-like, producing MHFSALPRVNGDEAAMTAIQTARMSHIQGHDLHQSVIKRPFEPLTKAAVERFDECIYNKMDDDDFSDHDSHYSEDLVDDNFDFPLTKGPDVTQQLLNFADMVNADIQKFFGKKKDEDSCDIYEDKWVTTKSGRELYYADLLRIAQGENVDTKNTKELLTLNNASQDKTDNKHKFTGKLDLKMGLGPLEDLFRVGLKDFIADKKKSKKPKRIQADVKKYCDLTPMNQRKLPQSFWQEPGGLNRTHARVNGNGVPIINSSQPPDFSDLLHSWTRCGEEEEYSGGDVSSSEISVASTESTTMEQL from the coding sequence ATGCATTTTTCTGCACTTCCACGTGTGAATGGAGACGAGGCTGCAATGACTGCTATACAGACTGCCAGAATGTCACATATTCAAGGTCACGACCTTCACCAGTCGGTCATCAAACGACCTTTTGAACCGCTCACCAAGGCCGCGGTGGAAAGGTTCGATGAATGTATTTACAACAAAATGGACGACGACGATTTCAGTGACCATGACTCTCATTATTCGGAAGATCTCGTTGacgacaattttgattttcctttGACAAAAGGACCGGATGTGACGCAACAGTTGTTAAATTTCGCGGACATGGTAAATGCTGATATTCAAAAGTTTTTCGGGAAAAAGAAAGACGAGGACTCGTGTGATATATATGAAGATAAGTGGGTCACAACCAAATCGGGAAGAGAACTGTATTACGCAGACCTCCTACGTATTGCTCAGGGTGAAAACGTGGATACCAAAAACACGAAAGAATTATTAACTCTTAACAATGCATCGCAAGACAAAACAGACAATAAGCACAAGTTCACAGGGAAATTGGACTTAAAAATGGGGCTGGGGCCCCTTGAAGACTTGTTTAGAGTTGGATTAAAAGATTTTATAGCagataagaaaaaatcaaagaaaccGAAGCGCATTCAAGCAGATGTCAAGAAATATTGTGATTTGACGCCCATGAACCAACGTAAGCTGCCTCAATCCTTCTGGCAGGAGCCCGGGGGATTGAATCGAACGCACGCCAGAGTCAATGGGAATGGCGTGCCAATCATTAACTCCTCTCAGCCTCCGGACTTTAGTGACCTGCTGCATAGCTGGACGCGGTGTGGGGAGGAGGAGGAATATAGCGGAGGAGACGTGTCCTCAAGTGAAATCAGCGTGGCTTCCACGGAGTCCACCACCATGGAACAGCTGTAG